The following coding sequences are from one Lolium rigidum isolate FL_2022 chromosome 6, APGP_CSIRO_Lrig_0.1, whole genome shotgun sequence window:
- the LOC124660347 gene encoding beta-glucosidase 5-like — protein MAPITFFSLLLFLCSAAHRADTVLGFTRSDFPRDFVFGAATSAYQYEGAVAEDGRSPSIWDTFTHAGKMSDNSTGDVAADGYHKYKEDVKLMVDTNLEAYRFSISWSRLIPNGRGAINPKGLEYYNNLIDELVKNGIQVHVMLCHLDFPQILDDEYGGWLSPTIVADFTEFADVCFREFGDRVSYWTTIDEPNVSALGSYDNALFAPGRCSDPFGITKCTVGDSTVEPYIAAHNMILAHASATRLYREKYRAAQKGAVGINVYSSWSYPMTNSNADLEAAKRYLDFVFGWILEPFASGDYPAVMKTNAGARLPSFTKFQSQLVKGAVDFVGINHYYSMYVNDRPLDKGIRDYSADMSVNQRASRTEPPSGKQVPSASPSDPEGLQFVLHYLSEAYSDLPIYVQENGNASNDTLNDTDRVEYLKTYMSSTLKALRNGANVKGYFVWAFLDVFEFIGGYRSRYGLHRVDFEDKALPRQARLSAGWYSGFLKNNGTYIQNELDKTEPHAQQ, from the exons ATGGCTCCCATCACATTCTTCTCTCTGCTTCTCTTCCTCTGTTCTGCTGCCCATCGAGCAGACACTGTTCTTGGCTTCACCAGGAGCGACTTCCCTCGGGACTTCGTCTTCGGAGCCGCCACATCCGCGTACCAG TATGAGGGTGCTGTGGCTGAAGACGGCAGGAGCCCAAGCATCTGGGACACCTTCACTCACGCTG GGAAAATGTCGGATAATAGCACAGGCGACGTCGCTGCTGATGGGTACCACAAGTACAAG GAAGATGTCAAGCTCATGGTTGACACTAACCTAGAGGCTTACAGATTCTCCATATCCTGGTCAAGGCTCATACCAA ATGGGAGGGGAGCTATTAATCCAAAAGGGTTGGAGTACTACAACAACTTGATAGATGAGCTAGTGAAAAATG GGATTCAAGTTCATGTTATGCTTTGCCATCTTGATTTCCCACAAATTTTGGATGATGAGTATGGGGGATGGCTAAGCCCTACAATTGT GGCGGATTTCACAGAATTTGCAGACGTGTGCTTCCGAGAGTTTGGAGACAGGGTTTCATATTGGACTACCATAGACGAACCTAATGTCAGCGCATTAGGATCTTATGATAACGCACTCTTTGCACCCGGACGTTGCTCTGATCCTTTTGGAATAACAAAATGTACTGTGGGAGACTCTACCGTGGAACCATACATAGCAGCTCACAACATGATTTTGGCACACGCATCAGCTACTAGACTATACAGGGAAAAATATCGA GCTGCACAAAAGGGAGCTGTCGGCATAAATGTTTACTCTTCTTGGAGTTATCCTATGACGAACTCTAATGCGGATCTAGAAGCAGCTAAAAGATACCTGGACTTCGTGTTCGGGTG GATACTAGAGCCCTTTGCATCTGGAGATTATCCAGCAGTGATGAAGACAAATGCTGGGGCTCGCCTACCATCTTTCACAAAGTTCCAATCTCAACTTGTCAAGGGTGCTGTTGATTTCGTAGGAATAAATCACTACTATTCCATGTATGTTAATGATCGTCCTTTAGACAAAGGCATCCGCGACTATTCAGCAGACATGTCTGTTAACCAGAGAG CTTCTAGAACAGAACCACCAAGTGGCAAG CAAGTCCCTTCAGCTTCTCCAAGTGACCCGGAAGGATTGCAATTTGTGCTGCACTACCTGTCAGAAGCCTACAGCGATCTTCCTATTTATGTCCAGGAGAATG GTAATGCATCGAATGACACTCTCAACGACACCGACAGAGTAGAATACCTGAAGACATACATGAGTAGCACACTGAAGGCACTAAG GAATGGAGCTAACGTAAAAGGATACTTCGTCTGGGCCTTTCTAGACGTCTTCGAGTTCATAGGAGGCTACCGGTCACGGTATGGCCTTCACCGTGTCGATTTCGAAGACAAGGCGCTGCCACGGCAAGCAAGACTCTCTGCTGGCTGGTACTCTGGCTTCCTGAAGAACAATGGCACCTATATACAGAACGAACTCGACAAAACAGAACCACATGCTCAACAATGA